The following proteins are encoded in a genomic region of Montipora foliosa isolate CH-2021 chromosome 8, ASM3666993v2, whole genome shotgun sequence:
- the LOC138012616 gene encoding nidogen-like: protein MTSCDRLFCLVALGITLLITTKPGKARLQRKTRQLDIFDEFEDFDILGSCPQGWIEHDGSCYIPFAHGATWQEAEDTCREIDSHLALSRGATENEFIAVEVGRPESRVWIGLRRIEGEFVWSDGRKAEYTNWGRGEPKGGSDCVSLLPEDIFHSWEVTECNVMQAFICERENTTSLDITEGVVEVMDRSTKATTGTTPTKTTSAVHVLTESSTEIGAKFVDICSKGLHDCSTNGTCISLEGSFDCECNLGYEGDGRICADINECDNGYNDCHYNATCTNVPGSYHCQCNEGFHGSGKLCEVLSAEVDETKLPTTTRHVVSKENGTRTSSTVSSLRTDAREKPTVSVSTKDEDPAKPVSGTKVTETEILTPPTPPIPPTPPIPSTPSPPFFPSESSSAVVTTGKDETMTPTNLGPTEARITRNVTSPIEQTSSILTDARDTGRPTNTRVPTTVKSSQVTKPVSYVVTEEKQIEKTTMIVSSKPTTTAPVSTKSDTGDVQSRLIDPCSPGSNNCSVNAACVQAVNGSYDCRCNLGFEGDGNTCVDIDECDTNDPLCDVNATCFNTDGSFSCHCKRGFIGNGLTCRGIQLNMAPQQRCVATRSLEPKTIVRCSRS, encoded by the exons GATCATGTCCACAAGGATGGATAGAACATGACGGATCCTGTTACATACCATTCGCCCACGGTGCAACTTGGCAGGAGGCGGAGGATACTTGTAGAGAAATAGACTCTCACTTAGCTCTTTCAAGGGGAGCCACAGAAAATGAATTTATTGCTGTTGAGGTGGGAAGGCCAGAGTCAAGAGTCTGGATAGGTCTCCGGCGAATTGAGGGCGAATTTGTCTGGAGCGATGGCCGTAAGGCAGAATACACGAACTGGGGCCGCGGGGAGCCCAAGGGTGGTTCAGATTGTGTCAGTCTCCTCCCTGAAGACATTTTCCATTCTTGGGAAGTGACGGAGTGCAATGTCATGCAAGCATTTATCTGTGAGAGAG AAAATACAACAAGTTTAGACATAACGGAAGGCGTGGTGGAAGTTATGGATCGATCTACGAAAGCCACAACTGGAACAACGCCAACGAAAACAACTTCGGCCGTCCACGTTTTGACGGAGTCTTCAACTGAGATAGGGGCAAAGTTTGTGGATATCTGTTCCAAAGGACTGCACGACTGTTCTACAAATGGCACCTGCATATCGTTAGAGGGGTCTTTCGACTGTGAGTGTAATCTTGGTTATGAAGGGGATGGCAGGATTTGTGCCG ATATCAACGAATGTGATAACGGTTATAACGATTGTCATTATAATGCGACGTGTACCAACGTACCGGGCAGTTACCACTGTCAATGCAACGAAGGGTTTCACGGAAGTGGAAAGCTTTGCGAAG TCCTATCCGCAGAAGTCGACGAAACAAAACTACCAACAACAACCAGGCATGTTGTATCGAAAGAAAATGGAACAAGGACATCATCTACAGTTTCTTCTCTAAGAACAGACGCAAGAGAGAAACCGACCGTTAGTGTTTCTACCAAAGACGAAGATCCTGCGAAACCAGTTAGTGGTACGAAGGTTACAGAAACAGAGATATTAACTCCACCAACTCCCCCGATTCCACCAACTCCTCCGATTCCATCAACACCATCGCCTCCCTTTTTTCCTTCGGAGTCTTCATCTGCAGTTGTTACAACTggaaaagatgaaacaatgacaCCAACGAACCTCGGCCCTACAGAAGCAAGGATAACAAGAAATGTCACTTCGCCAATCGAACAAACCTCATCAATTTTGACCGACGCAAGAGATACTGGGCGACCGACCAATACCCGAGTGCCTACCACAGTTAAGTCTTCACAAGTAACAAAACCAGTGAGTTATGTTGTTacagaagaaaaacaaatagaaaaaacGACGATGATAGTTTCTTCAAAGCCAACGACCACAGCTCCCGTTTCAACTAAAAGCGACACTGGTGACGTCCAGTCTCGATTGATAGACCCATGCTCACCTGGCAGCAACAACTGCTCTGTAAATGCCGCATGTGTTCAGGCGGTGAATGGATCTTATGACTGTAGGTGTAATCTTGGATTTGAAGGAGATGGCAATACCTGCGTTG ATATCGACGAATGCGATACCAACGATCCATTGTGTGACGTCAATGCCACTTGTTTCAACACAGACGGTTCATTTTCCTGCCACTGCAAGAGAGGATTCATTGGAAACGGACTGACATGTCGAGGTATACAACTGAACATGGCTCCACAACAGCGTTGTGTCGCAACCCGCTCGCTTGAACCTAAAACCATTGTGCGGTGTAGCCGGAGTTGA